In Heyndrickxia vini, the sequence ACGCTGGTTTTGATATTGATATTTGACTGGTCTCCTGCTTTATCTATATCATACGCCGGTTTTGATATTGATATTTGACTGGTCTCCTGCTTTATCTATATCATACGCCGGTTTTGATATTGATATTTGACTGGTCTCCTGCTTTATCTATATCATACGCCGGTTTTGATTTTGATATTTGACTGATCTCTTGTTTTATCAATATCATACGCTGGTTTTGATATAGTTGGGATCAGTCTCTTTAGAATACCATTCGTTTTGTTTCTGGAAATTGCTTTACCAATATACTACTTCCTGAAGCTTTTCCATTACATTCGATAAAGCTACAATCGAATTTGTTGTCTCAAATTCGCCAATATCTAAGGAATGATTTGCGTTTGGGACAACCTCTACCTTTAAGTTTGAGTTTTTTAATTGTTTCATTTGATTCAAATCGAAATGTGGATCTTTATCCCCAATAACTAAGAGGCCTTGATGATCGCTTTTCAAAATTGATTCAAAAATCAAATTGAATTTTAACAGTGGGGTAAATAGAATCATTTTTGACTTTAGAAATTCATCTTTTTTCATGAAGAAATTAGCAATTGGGATGGTTCCAAGTGATTTTCCTAAAAAAATCGTCTCATTGTATTGACCATATTTTAGGACATCCGAAATTACAGGGCTAATATCTTTCATCATAGTTTTAGAGATTTCATCAAGAGGTTGCTTCCATAAATCTCCTCCATAAGAGTAATGGAGATGAACAATATCAATCTTGTTTTGAATCATGGTCATAGTCGAATAATAAAATAAGGGCTTATCATAGGTGTATCCTGAACCTGAAAACATAAAACAAATCGTTTTGCCTCCTAATTCTATATGTGTATAGTTCGTAGTTTGATCATTCGCTTGTACATTCTTTTTAGTCACTTTCATGTTTTCTCCTCCGAACTTTTTATAATATTCTAACACAACTAACCGATCCTACTATAAAAAATCATCCACTCATTAATAGATTGTTATATTAGAAATGAATTTTTAGGGCTGGCATCTGTCAATGAATGACGTGTAATATATATGTAGAGATAGAATCTTGCACAATCTTTAATAAGACCTAATCGAAGGAGAAAGTATATGATTATTCGAGAAATGAAAAAAGAAGATAATGCAAAAATAAAGGAAATAATACAAAATTCATTAGAATCACTTGGGTTAGCGATTC encodes:
- a CDS encoding alpha/beta hydrolase yields the protein MKVTKKNVQANDQTTNYTHIELGGKTICFMFSGSGYTYDKPLFYYSTMTMIQNKIDIVHLHYSYGGDLWKQPLDEISKTMMKDISPVISDVLKYGQYNETIFLGKSLGTIPIANFFMKKDEFLKSKMILFTPLLKFNLIFESILKSDHQGLLVIGDKDPHFDLNQMKQLKNSNLKVEVVPNANHSLDIGEFETTNSIVALSNVMEKLQEVVYW